Proteins from a single region of Trichoderma asperellum chromosome 3, complete sequence:
- a CDS encoding uncharacterized protein (EggNog:ENOG41), with protein sequence MLSFIETETPPTKVFFPSFQLQICAELFAPEPGSLNRKGAAIVISHPMTGVKEQTSTKYAKLLSTAGFYALVFDAGYQGESSGEPRGLEAPHQRVEDIKSAVSYLTTLSGRVDAQRIGLLGICASGGYASYATQSDSRIKCLATVSAACVGRMTRNGVVHQYSRENPQAIATALEAAGQWRTNAAKNPTSKPDAPVMFETDPSKIDDEADPFFRDAAAYYGTERGKHERSNQKVPPQSYDLMISYDSFNFQHLIAPRPLLMIAGSEAQTLHYSKTAIDGARQPKELFVISGKNHFDLYDDLRESGPKVVDFFISGLD encoded by the coding sequence ATGCTGTCGTTCATAGAGACAGAGACCCCTCCTACGAaagtcttctttccctcatTTCAGCTGCAGATATGTGCCGAGCTCTTTGCACCAGAGCCAGGGTCCCTTAATCGCAAGGGGGCGGCTATCGTAATCAGTCATCCAATGACTGGCGTCAAAGAGCAGACATCAACCAAGTATGCCAAACTCCTCTCCACCGCGGGGTTCTATGCCCTCGTCTTCGACGCCGGGTATCAAGGAGAAAGCAGTGGTGAGCCACGGGGCCTGGAAGCCCCCCACCAGCGAGTGGAGGATATCAAATCGGCGGTCAGCTACTTGACAACTCTCAGCGGCCGAGTGGACGCCCAAAGGATCGGCCTCCTGGGCATCTGCGCCTCCGGGGGTTATGCGTCCTATGCTACGCAGTCAGATAGCCGCATCAAATGTCTTGCAACCGTGAGTGCAGCTTGCGTGGGCCGCATGACACGCAACGGCGTCGTTCATCAGTATAGCCGGGAGAATCCTCAGGCTATCGCCACAGCTCTGGAGGCCGCCGGCCAATGGCGCACCAATGCTGCCAAGAACCCAACATCAAAACCTGATGCTCCTGTAATGTTTGAGACAGATCCATCCAAGATCGACGATGAGGCAGATCCCTTCTTTAGGGATGCAGCAGCCTACTATGGCACCGAACGTGGCAAACACGAACGAAGTAACCAAAAAGTTCCTCCGCAGAGCTACGACCTGATGATTAGTTACGACTCATTCAACTTTCAGCATTTGATAGCGCCGAGGCCTTTATTGATGATCGCAGGATCAGAGGCGCAGACGCTGCACTACAGTAAGACTGCCATCGACGGAGCGAGGCAGCCAAAGGAGCTGTTTGTGATATCAGGGAAGAATCACTTCGATCTATACGACGACTTACGAGAGTCTGGACCGAAAGTGGTGGATTTTTTCATCAGTGGGCTCGACTGA
- a CDS encoding uncharacterized protein (EggNog:ENOG41): protein MVFQYKRVLLVGATAGIGAAMADKLIEEGAKVIAVGRRQERLDAFVAKHGPERASGIRYDVTDRTGLDAFVSKVVETYPDLDCVFLNSGTQTAVRLTRPTEIDIDAFHREFEVNYTSIVNLTLKFLPYLEKKDSPASLIVTGTFLSLVPAFVLPAYSASKAALRSFFECLRRQHQDFSKIKFIEILPPVVQTELHDYMGIERGRALGMPLADFTEQAYAALASGKEEIIIGNLQGATPEDIQLFLEKRKLLFDSLSNSLALHFQP, encoded by the exons ATGGTATTCCAGTATAAGCGCGTTCTCCTCGTAGGTGCAACTGCTGGCATTGgcgcagccatggcagacAAGCTCATTGAGGAAGGCGCCAAAGTCATCGCCGTTGGTCGCCGCCAAGAACGTCTCGACGCTTTCGTTGCCAAGCACGGCCCGGAGCGTGCCAGCGGCATCAGATATGATGTTACTGACCGGACTGGCCTTGATGCTTTCGTGAGCAA GGTTGTCGAAACATATCCCGACTTGGACTGCGTCTTCCTCAACTCGGGAACCCAGACCGCAGTCAGGCTTACTCGACCTACTGAAATCGACATTGATGCTTTCCACCGCGAATTTGAAGTCAACTATACTTCCATTGTCAACCTCACTCTCAAGTTTCTGCCGTACCTTGAGAAGAAAGACTCTCCCGCCAGCTTAATTGTTACGGGAACATTTTTGTCTCTCGTCCCCGCATTTGTGCTGCCAGCGTACAGCGCATCCAAGGCCGCCCTTCGATCCTTTTTTGAATGTCTTAGGAGACAACATCAAGATTTCTCAAAGATCAAATTTATCGAAATTTTGCCTCCTGTAGTGCAAA CTGAACTCCACGATTACATGGGCATTGAGCGCGGCCGTGCTCTGGGCATGCCGCTTGCAGACTTCACCGAGCAAGCATACGCTGCGCTTGCCTCGGGTAAGGAGGAAATCATCATCGGCAATCTTCAGGGCGCTACCCCGGAAGATATCCAGTTGTTCttggaaaagaggaaattgCTGTTTGATAGCTTGTCGAATTCATTGGCCCTCCACTTTCAACCATGA
- a CDS encoding uncharacterized protein (EggNog:ENOG41), with translation MVYRGPSKDCLPCRKRKLKCDLRKDGCGQCLRANISCFGYRDTNDLIFRDQTRSVQRKMLASKATTVSLQLGTLNHVILPNANRLFSQPQPAWNVRARHDFFAHYVYGLSSSYDILPALYEKAKLGDHLSLSVDAASLAFFASNHPTPSTELLRLAAENYMLALRQINKALSSRELASADSTLQSVLLLDLYEKIMGRDLISEQSWLAHLNGALALIKARGYNDMMRSEVSRKLANKLFTTLLISCYIASQRIPEGVVELGRRLDMFHDKDDAKWRLSSMNCKMINFRIDVAEGKLSKSEIVAQAWQLKDAYREIEETSSQRWQPRHAMVSEEDPGRPFVFGDHYDVYRDHFTTQVRNTVRIMHLQLHFYVQKSLVGNESEEAIRIRSESRALTERIAEEVCASAPQFLLPNVHPNNCIPFTAVQTLKCGTLLPAMFIAGSATTNPNLRLWVINTMKYIAASGHLRAASVTAKMLEQNPMLDFRFMYAKLGGLTIIFKCYGNAG, from the exons ATGGTTTATCGAGGACCCTCCAAAGATTGCTTGCCATGCAGGAAACGCAAGCTCAAG TGCGACCTGCGTAAGGATGGATGCGGCCAATGCCTGCGGGCCAATATCTCATGTTTTGGCTACCGGGATACAAATGATCTCATCTTCCGCGACCAGACACGCAGCGTCCAACGAAAGATGCTGGCTTCCAAAGCCACGACAGTATCTCTGCAACTTGGAACTCTAAATCATGTGATATTGCCCAATGCCAACCGTCTTTTCTCGCAGCCCCAGCCGGCATGGAATGTTCGTGCTCGTCATGACTTCTTTGCTCACTATGTATACGGCCTATCTAGCAGTTATGATATCTTACCTGCCTTGTACGAGAAAGCAAAGCTAGGAGACCACTTGTCTCTCAGCGTGGATGCGGCCAGCCTCGCTTTCTTTGCGAGTAATCACCCGACACCTTCAACAGAGCTTCTGCGGTTGGCTGCTGAAAATTATATGCTCGCTCTGCGGCAAATCAACAAGGCTCTATCCAGCCGCGAACTCGCGAGTGCTGATTCCACACTACAGTCAGTGCTACTTCTTGATCTTTACGAGAAGATAATGGGTCGCGACCTCATTTCAGAGCAATCCTGGCTAGCCCATCTTAATGGCGCCTTAGCACTAATCAAGGCTCGTGGCTACAATGACATGATGAGAAGCGAAGTTAGTAGAAAGTTGGCAAACAAACTCTTCACGACTCTTCTTATCAGTTGCTACATTGCGTCTCAGCGGATTCCGGAAGGCGTAGTGGAACTAGGACGCAGACTTGACATGTTTCACGACAAAGATGACGCCAAGTGGCGGCTTTCAAGCATGAATTGTAAGATGATCAATTTCCGAATCGATGTTGCCGAGGGAAAGTTATCCAAAAGCGAAATTGTCGCTCAGGCCTGGCAGCTCAAGGACGCCTATCGCGAAATTGAGGAGACTTCATCACAGAGATGGCAGCCTAGGCATGCCATGGTGTCGGAGGAGGACCCCGGCCGGCCCTTCGTCTTTGGGGATCACTATGATGTTTATAGAGATCACTTTACAACGCAAGTACGCAACACGGTTCGAATAATGCACCTCCAGCTTCACTTTTACGTCCAAAAGTCCTTGGTAGGCAACGAGTCTGAAGAAGCTATCCGTATTCGCTCAGAGTCACGCGCCCTCACGGAGCGCATTGCGGAGGAAGTCTGTGCCTCAGCACCTCAGTTCCTTCTCCCAAATGTCCATCCGAACAACTGCATCCCTTTCACCGCCGTCCAGACTCTGAAATGTGGTACCCTTCTCCCGGCTATGTTCATAGCTGGCAGTGCAACGACGAACCCTAATTTACGCCTCTGGGTGATTAACACAATGAAATATATAGCCGCATCTGGTCATTTACGCGCCGCATCGGTCACGGCAAAGATGTTAGAACAGAATCCGATGCTGGATTTTAGATTTATGTATGCTAAATTAGGAGG tctcACTATCATCTTCAAGTGCTACGGCAACGCCGGTTGA
- a CDS encoding uncharacterized protein (EggNog:ENOG41) translates to MVYRGPSKDCLPCRKRKLKCDLRKDGCGQCLRANISCFGYRDTNDLIFRDQTRSVQRKMLASKATTVSLQLGTLNHVILPNANRLFSQPQPAWNVRARHDFFAHYVYGLSSSYDILPALYEKAKLGDHLSLSVDAASLAFFASNHPTPSTELLRLAAENYMLALRQINKALSSRELASADSTLQSVLLLDLYEKIMGRDLISEQSWLAHLNGALALIKARGYNDMMRSEVSRKLANKLFTTLLISCYIASQRIPEGVVELGRRLDMFHDKDDAKWRLSSMNCKMINFRIDVAEGKLSKSEIVAQAWQLKDAYREIEETSSQRWQPRHAMVSEEDPGRPFVFGDHYDVYRDHFTTQVRNTVRIMHLQLHFYVQKSLVGNESEEAIRIRSESRALTERIAEEVCASAPQFLLPNVHPNNCIPFTAVQTLKCGTLLPAMFIAGSATTNPNLRLWVINTMKYIAASGHLRAASVTAKMLEQNPMLDFRFMYAKLGGYAFTS, encoded by the exons ATGGTTTATCGAGGACCCTCCAAAGATTGCTTGCCATGCAGGAAACGCAAGCTCAAG TGCGACCTGCGTAAGGATGGATGCGGCCAATGCCTGCGGGCCAATATCTCATGTTTTGGCTACCGGGATACAAATGATCTCATCTTCCGCGACCAGACACGCAGCGTCCAACGAAAGATGCTGGCTTCCAAAGCCACGACAGTATCTCTGCAACTTGGAACTCTAAATCATGTGATATTGCCCAATGCCAACCGTCTTTTCTCGCAGCCCCAGCCGGCATGGAATGTTCGTGCTCGTCATGACTTCTTTGCTCACTATGTATACGGCCTATCTAGCAGTTATGATATCTTACCTGCCTTGTACGAGAAAGCAAAGCTAGGAGACCACTTGTCTCTCAGCGTGGATGCGGCCAGCCTCGCTTTCTTTGCGAGTAATCACCCGACACCTTCAACAGAGCTTCTGCGGTTGGCTGCTGAAAATTATATGCTCGCTCTGCGGCAAATCAACAAGGCTCTATCCAGCCGCGAACTCGCGAGTGCTGATTCCACACTACAGTCAGTGCTACTTCTTGATCTTTACGAGAAGATAATGGGTCGCGACCTCATTTCAGAGCAATCCTGGCTAGCCCATCTTAATGGCGCCTTAGCACTAATCAAGGCTCGTGGCTACAATGACATGATGAGAAGCGAAGTTAGTAGAAAGTTGGCAAACAAACTCTTCACGACTCTTCTTATCAGTTGCTACATTGCGTCTCAGCGGATTCCGGAAGGCGTAGTGGAACTAGGACGCAGACTTGACATGTTTCACGACAAAGATGACGCCAAGTGGCGGCTTTCAAGCATGAATTGTAAGATGATCAATTTCCGAATCGATGTTGCCGAGGGAAAGTTATCCAAAAGCGAAATTGTCGCTCAGGCCTGGCAGCTCAAGGACGCCTATCGCGAAATTGAGGAGACTTCATCACAGAGATGGCAGCCTAGGCATGCCATGGTGTCGGAGGAGGACCCCGGCCGGCCCTTCGTCTTTGGGGATCACTATGATGTTTATAGAGATCACTTTACAACGCAAGTACGCAACACGGTTCGAATAATGCACCTCCAGCTTCACTTTTACGTCCAAAAGTCCTTGGTAGGCAACGAGTCTGAAGAAGCTATCCGTATTCGCTCAGAGTCACGCGCCCTCACGGAGCGCATTGCGGAGGAAGTCTGTGCCTCAGCACCTCAGTTCCTTCTCCCAAATGTCCATCCGAACAACTGCATCCCTTTCACCGCCGTCCAGACTCTGAAATGTGGTACCCTTCTCCCGGCTATGTTCATAGCTGGCAGTGCAACGACGAACCCTAATTTACGCCTCTGGGTGATTAACACAATGAAATATATAGCCGCATCTGGTCATTTACGCGCCGCATCGGTCACGGCAAAGATGTTAGAACAGAATCCGATGCTGGATTTTAGATTTATGTATGCTAAATTAGGAGGGTATGCATTTACTTCCTGA
- a CDS encoding uncharacterized protein (EggNog:ENOG41), producing the protein MSSLSVSIPMTPGAVRSMIRRPRTQTAAQRVSNLISHTLKSYPLMLLRSNTLPPFIHPSMITSENENAHMEPLTNCLSLVHMISTGIQTSRKLFWKNVRMECERLSEEYIKLSKYELLTAMQALLIYVLIRLDEGATDYNSFDSLLLKAVTVTAQRFNGFDDATFHTECAHCNNGLEISWKEWVFRESRRRLGIVYRVVNMLVYFEPMAMCDLPSDLILAPLPAKKQLWEAGDEFGWKAVGQREMGAKAAFGLATHGGLVRLDDRELSCNDAWAPYKCLDTRGQPRSTASWEEWCSGIDGFGGLVMLAASLIA; encoded by the exons ATGTCATCTCTAAGCGTTTCTATACCAATGACTCCAGGTGCTGTCCGATCAATGATCCGCCGACCAAGAACTCAGACTGCAGCACAAAGGGTTTCCAATCTCATTTCCCACACGCTGAAATCCTATCCCTTGATGCTACTACGCTCCAACACTCTTCCGCCTTTTATCCACCCTAGCATGATAACTTCTGAGAACGAGAATGCCCACATGGAGCCACTTACCAATTGCCTCAGTCTGGTTCACATGATCAGCACTGGGATCCAGACAAGTCGAAAGCTGTTCTGGAAAAACGTACGGATGGAATGTGAACGTCTGTCTGAAGAG tatataaaattgAGCAAGTATGAACTTCTCACTGCCATGCAAGCACTCCTCATCTACGTACTCATACGACTGGATGAAGGAGCAACAGATTATAATAGTTTCGACAGTTTATTGCTGAAAGCCGTGACT GTGACAGCTCAACGATTCAACGGCTTTGACGATGCAACTTTCCATACAGAATGCGCACATTGCAACAATGGATTGGAAATTAGTTGGAAAGAGTGGGTCTTTAGAGAATCAAGACGAAG ACTAGGAATAGTCTACCGGGTTGTGAATATGCTCGTTTATTTTGAGCCAATGGCCATGTGCGATCTGCCTTCTGACCTGATTCTAGCGCCACTGCCGGCGAAGAAACAGTTATGGGAGGCAGGTGATGAGTTTGGGTGGAAGGCCGTGGggcagagagagatgggAGCCAAAGCCGCCTTTGGACTGGCAACGCACGGTGGACTTGTCAGGCTGGACGATCGTGAGTTGTCTTGCAATGATGCTTGGGCACCGTATAAATGCTTGGATACCAGGGGCCAGCCGAGGAGCACGGCAAGCTGGGAGGAGTGGTGCTCGGGAATAGATGGGTTTGGAGGGCTTGTTATGCTTGCTGCGTCCTTAATAGCGTAG